The nucleotide window GCGGGCGAAACGACGGTGACATTATCCGGCGCTGGCCTGGGCGGGCGCAATCTGGAAACGGCGCTGGCGGCGGCTGTCGCCCTGGGTGGGCAGCCGCAAGTCGTCCTGTCCTCGCTGGCTACCGATGGCGAAGATGGCCCCACCGCGGCCGCCGGGGCGGTGGTGACGGGCGAAACGGCCGTCTACGCCCACCGCTGTCATCTCGACCCCGTTGCCCACCTACACCGCCACGACAGCTATCCTTTTTTCCAACAATTAGACCAGCACACCGCCCACCGCACGCCAGCCTGTCTGGTGCAAACCGGCCCCACCGGGACCAATGTCAACGATCTTATCTTCATCTTGCGCTACCAGCCTTACCTGACAAAGTGACAGGGTGACATGGTATTCAAGTTTTCATTCCTGAGAGAGATTGCCCTGTGTATCCAGACGTTTACGTCGTTCGCGCTAAATTGATGCCGCCTTATCCGGCCAGACGGACGCTGGTGCGCGCCCGGCTGACGCAGCGCCTGCTGGAAGCGGCCGACTACCGGCTGACGGTGGTGCAGGCCGGGGCGGGTTATGGCAAAAGTACGGCGTTGGCGGCGTTAACGGCCGTTACCCCCCATCTCGTCTGGTATCACCTGGATGATGGCGACGTGGACCCGCTGCGGCTGCTGCTGCATTTGTATCATGGCTTTGCCGCTGCCCTGCCCGGGTTTGCCACCGCCCCGCTGACCTTTTTGCAAACGTGGGACCGCAGCAGCGCGCCGCTGCCCTGGGCAACGGCCGTAGACATGCTCAGCAACGCCCTGGCTGAATGCGATGCCCCGGCTGTTTTCCTGGTGCTGGACGATGTTCACCTGCTAGAAGCGGCCGGCGACGCTCTGCGCATTGTAGACCGGCTGATTGGACGCGCTCCGGCCAACCTGCACACGATTCTGGCAACCCGCTATCCACTGCGGCTGCCCTCCTGGCTGAACTGGCAAGTGCGCGGCGAGATGTTGGAAATTAACCAGGCGGAGATGGCCTTCACCCCCACTGAAATCCAGGCGCTTTTTCAGGAACAGTACCGCCTGGCATTGACGCCCGACCAGGTGGCGCAGTTGGCCGCTAAAAGCGAAGGGTGGGCCATCGCCTTGCAGTTGGTGTGGCAGCGCTGGCAAAGTGACGCCCAAACCACGCTGCATGGGGCATTGGACCAACTATCTGGCTCTGGCAGCGATCTGTTTAGCTTTTTAGTACAGGAGGTGCTGGCGCAGCAAGCGCCAGACATTCAGGCGTTTTTGCGGCAAACGGCCGTACTGCGTGAAATGGACGCCGCTGCCTGTAACGCCTTACGCCAGGCCACCGACAGCGAACAAATCTTGCGTTACCTGCAAGAAACCAGCCTGTTCATCGCCAACACCGGCGATGGCCGGCTGCGTTACCACCATTTGCTGCGCGAACTGCTGCACAACCAACTAGACACGGCCGTCGCCCAAACCCTCCATCGGCGCGCCGCCGCCTATTACCACCAGCAGAACGATGAAGAGGCGACCATCCACCACCTGTTGGCGGCCGGCGATTTTGAAGAAACGGCCGTTATCCTCGACGATTCCGGCCGGCGTATGGTCCGCGCCGGTCGGCTGCATTTACTGGCAAGCTGGATTGGCAGCCTGCCTCCCGACGTGCTGGAAATCCATCCCGCCTTGCTGGTTTGCCTGGGCGACGTGGCCCGGCTGCACAGCCGCTTCGACGAAGCCCTGGGCTGGTATCAGCAGGCCGAGACCCGCGCCCGCGCTTACGGCAATCTGCGCGAAGTAGGCCAGGCGCTGCGCGGCCAGGCCCGCGTCTACCTGGATACGGTCAACCCCAGCCAGGCGGAACAACTGCTGCACGAAGCGATGCGCATCACCGATGGCCTGGAAGACCGCGAAAGCCGCGCTCGCCTGTTGGAACTGCTGGCCGAAAATATGCTCAACCTGGGTCACATGGAAGAATCGGAAGCATATCGCCAACAGGCGCGCGATTTACGCCAGGAGGGGCCGGCCGAGGCGGAATTGTCTATGCGCGTGCTGCTGCGTACTGGCCGGTTGGCCGAAGTGCGCCAACTGTTGCAAGAGCGCGTCCGCCAGGAACAGCAAGAGCCGGTGCTGCGTCCCCGCGCCCATCGAGAGACGCCGCTGCTGCTCTCGTTGGTCCTGGCGTTTCAGGGCGAGCAAGAACAAGCTCATGCGTTTGCCGTTCAGGGGATGCAGCGGGGGCAAATGCTGCAATCGCCATTTATTACGGCCGTTGGCCACATGCGCCAGGGACACGCCTGGCTGCTGCAAAAAGACGAACAAGGCTACGAAGAGGCGTTCCGCTGTTTTCAACAGAGCATCGCCATCAGCGAGACGTTGATGGTTCCGCGTCTGAAAGTGGAATCGTATTGGGGTATTTGCCAGGTACATGGCTTTCGCGGCCACCTGGCCGAAGCTGCCCATGCCGCCGATCAGGGCATTGCCATCGCCCAAAGCGCCGGTGATGAATGGATCGAAGCACTCATTCGCCTGTCGTTGGGCGCGAGTTATGCCCTGGCCGACCAGATGACCGACGCCAACCGCGAACTGGCGGAGGCCCTGTTAGCCCTACGCGAATGCAGCGATACACACGGCGAGGCGCTGGCTTTGCTGTGGCACTGCCTGGTCTGGCATCGCCAGGAAGCGACCAAACTGCTGCTGCCTGCTCTGGCCGATTTGCTGCGTCTGACCCGCGTGTATGGCTACGATTATCTCTTTACGCGCCGCACCATTGTGGGGCCGCCAGATACGCGCGCCCTGGTTCCGCTGCTGCTGGCGGCCCGCGACGCCGACATCGAAGCGACTTACGCCCAGAATTTGCTGAAACAATTGGGATTGTCTGCCCTGACGCTGCATCCGGGCTACCAACTGCGTCTGCAAACATTGGGGCAGTTTGTTGTCTGGCGCGGTGCGGAATTGGTGACGACGCGCGATTGGCAGCGCAAGGCGGCGCGCCAATTGTTGCAGCTTTTGTTGGCCCACCGGCGCGATGTGTTAGACCGGGACCAGATTGTTGATTTGTTGTGGCCGGAGTTGGATGCGGAAAACGGCCGTCGCAATCTCAAAATTGCTTTTAACGCGCTGTGCCAGGCGCTTGAACCGCGGCGTCCGGCGCGCGCGCCATCGGCGTTTGTCTTGCGCGACGGCGCGCTTTATGGTTTGCGCCCGGAAGCGGATGTGTGGCTGGACGTGGCTGCCTTTGAAGAAGCTGCGGCCGCCGGCGACGCCTGCCTGGAAACGGATGTCGCCCAAGCCATTCATGCTTACCGCCAGGCGCTTCGCTTGTACCAGGGTGATTTTCTGAGTGAATGCCGCTATGAGGAATGGTGCAGTGAGGAGCGCGAACGGCTCATCGCCCTCTATTTGCGGTCGGCTGACCGGCTGGCGCAGGCATTAGCCAACGCCGCGCTGTGGGAAGAGGTTATTCAGGTGTGCCAGGTGATTCTGGCTCAGGACAACTGCTGGGAGCAGGCTTACCGGCTGATCATGTTGGCCTACCAGCATCTGGGTAATCGGGCGCAGGCGCTGCGCGCTTATCATCGTTGTGTGGATTGTTTGCAAAGGGAACTGGGGGTGCAGCCAACGGCCGTTACCACCGACCTGTATCATCACCTGCTTGCCACCTGATCGCTCACTGGCAGGTTGTCGGAAAAGTAGAAATGGATACGCGGATGACACGGATTTAACGGATTTACACCGATTTTCTGGTGATTTATCCGTAAAAATCCGTCAAATCCGTTCAATCCGTGTACCTACCCTGAGTTCTTCGACAGCCTGCTGGAGATGTCAGGTTCGCCAATCATGGAGACACATGAAACGCTTACACGGACAACATCCCCTGATTCGCATTTTCATCATCTGGCTGATTGAAGCGGTGGCCCTGCTGCTGCTTAATCTGCTGATGACCGGGTTGCAGGTTGACACCGTGGCCGCCGCCTTTGTGGCCGTGGCGGCCATTGGTTTGCTCAACGCGCTGCTCTGGCCGCTGCTGAGTTATCTGATTCTGCCCTTTGCCGTGCTGACGTTGGGGTTGGCGGCGCTGGCTCTGAACGGGGTGATTATCCTGCTGGCGGCTGATCTGGTGGATGGCTTTGCGGTGGATAGCCTGGGGTCGGCGGTGTTGGCGGCGTTGGGGTTAACGGCCGTAAACACCATCGCCAGTTCCCTGCTGACCATAGACGACGACAGCTCGTGGTATCGCAACGTCGTCCGGCGGCGGGTTAAGCGGATGGCGCGCCCGGTAAAAAGCGACGTGCCTGGCTTTCTGTTTTTGGAGATAGATGGTCTGGCCCGGCCGGTGCTGGAAAAGGCGATGCGTGATGGCTACGCCCCAACCCTGAAACAGTGGATTGAAGAGGGCAATCATGTATTGACGGAGTGGGAAACAGACCTCTCTTCGCAAACTTCGGCCGGTCAGGCTGGTATTTTACACGGCAACAACCACAACATCCCCGCGTTTCGTTGGTACGACCGCCAGCGCAAAGAAGTGATCTCCTCCAGCAGCCCGCGCGAGGTGGCGCGCCTGGAACAGGTTCACTCTGATGGCAACGGCCTGCTGGTGGACCAGGGGGCCAGCCGGGGTAATCTGCTGTCTGGCGACGCGCCCATCGTCAGCATGACCGCCAGCACCATGAAAGACCTGTCGCGCCTACATCTGACCGATTTTTACGCTTACTTTGTCAATCCCTACAACCTGACGCGCACCCTGCTCCTGATGGTGTGGGATTTGATGTTGGAAAAATGGCAGTTCTGGCAGGCGCGGCGCAATAATGTGTATCCGATTTTGGATAAGCAGAAGCGTGGCGGCAAATACCCACTGCTGCGCGTGTTTACCACCGTCATCATGCGCGAATTGAACATTTATACCCTGATTGGCGACATGTATGCCGGGGTCTCTTCCGCGTATGCCACATTTGTGGGCTACGACGAGGTGGCCCATCATTCGGGTGTGGAATCGGTG belongs to Candidatus Leptovillus gracilis and includes:
- a CDS encoding transcriptional regulator, coding for MYPDVYVVRAKLMPPYPARRTLVRARLTQRLLEAADYRLTVVQAGAGYGKSTALAALTAVTPHLVWYHLDDGDVDPLRLLLHLYHGFAAALPGFATAPLTFLQTWDRSSAPLPWATAVDMLSNALAECDAPAVFLVLDDVHLLEAAGDALRIVDRLIGRAPANLHTILATRYPLRLPSWLNWQVRGEMLEINQAEMAFTPTEIQALFQEQYRLALTPDQVAQLAAKSEGWAIALQLVWQRWQSDAQTTLHGALDQLSGSGSDLFSFLVQEVLAQQAPDIQAFLRQTAVLREMDAAACNALRQATDSEQILRYLQETSLFIANTGDGRLRYHHLLRELLHNQLDTAVAQTLHRRAAAYYHQQNDEEATIHHLLAAGDFEETAVILDDSGRRMVRAGRLHLLASWIGSLPPDVLEIHPALLVCLGDVARLHSRFDEALGWYQQAETRARAYGNLREVGQALRGQARVYLDTVNPSQAEQLLHEAMRITDGLEDRESRARLLELLAENMLNLGHMEESEAYRQQARDLRQEGPAEAELSMRVLLRTGRLAEVRQLLQERVRQEQQEPVLRPRAHRETPLLLSLVLAFQGEQEQAHAFAVQGMQRGQMLQSPFITAVGHMRQGHAWLLQKDEQGYEEAFRCFQQSIAISETLMVPRLKVESYWGICQVHGFRGHLAEAAHAADQGIAIAQSAGDEWIEALIRLSLGASYALADQMTDANRELAEALLALRECSDTHGEALALLWHCLVWHRQEATKLLLPALADLLRLTRVYGYDYLFTRRTIVGPPDTRALVPLLLAARDADIEATYAQNLLKQLGLSALTLHPGYQLRLQTLGQFVVWRGAELVTTRDWQRKAARQLLQLLLAHRRDVLDRDQIVDLLWPELDAENGRRNLKIAFNALCQALEPRRPARAPSAFVLRDGALYGLRPEADVWLDVAAFEEAAAAGDACLETDVAQAIHAYRQALRLYQGDFLSECRYEEWCSEERERLIALYLRSADRLAQALANAALWEEVIQVCQVILAQDNCWEQAYRLIMLAYQHLGNRAQALRAYHRCVDCLQRELGVQPTAVTTDLYHHLLAT
- a CDS encoding phage holin family protein, which translates into the protein MKRLHGQHPLIRIFIIWLIEAVALLLLNLLMTGLQVDTVAAAFVAVAAIGLLNALLWPLLSYLILPFAVLTLGLAALALNGVIILLAADLVDGFAVDSLGSAVLAALGLTAVNTIASSLLTIDDDSSWYRNVVRRRVKRMARPVKSDVPGFLFLEIDGLARPVLEKAMRDGYAPTLKQWIEEGNHVLTEWETDLSSQTSAGQAGILHGNNHNIPAFRWYDRQRKEVISSSSPREVARLEQVHSDGNGLLVDQGASRGNLLSGDAPIVSMTASTMKDLSRLHLTDFYAYFVNPYNLTRTLLLMVWDLMLEKWQFWQARRNNVYPILDKQKRGGKYPLLRVFTTVIMRELNIYTLIGDMYAGVSSAYATFVGYDEVAHHSGVESVDALDTLRKLDRQFARLQSAAEDAPRPYHLVVLADHGQSGGATFKQRYGLDLQQLVQQSAQAFRVQGIMESNEAWGHVNVLVNDAIRNDKRSSKALKRVTQSQTDGDGVNLGPDEEDEELAADAQILVLASGNLGLVYGTRLEKRATLEQIESIYPGLLAGLAQHEGVGWLMVHSAEHGPVVIGQNGRYYLATDHIEGENPLTGFGLHAADHLRRYDEFPDAPDIYLNSFYDAASNEVAAFEELIGCHGGLGGYQTRPFLLYPSELELTEPHLVGAAAVYRQLKTWLQQVQGAGE